From a region of the Sminthopsis crassicaudata isolate SCR6 chromosome 6, ASM4859323v1, whole genome shotgun sequence genome:
- the EIF4E gene encoding eukaryotic translation initiation factor 4E isoform X2 — translation MATVEPETTTTPNPPPAEEEKTETNQEVANPEHYVKHPLQNRWALWFFKNDKSKTWQANLRLISKFDTVEDFWALYNHIQLSSNLMPGCDYSLFKDGIEPMWEDEKNKRGGRWLITLNKQQRRSDLDRFWLETLLCLIGESFDDYSDDVCGAVVNVRAKGDKIAIWTTECENRDAVTHIGKVYKERLGLPPKIVIGYQSHADTATKSGSTTKNRFVV, via the exons GAAACCACCACCACTCCTAATCCCCCACctgcagaagaagaaaaaactgaaaccaATCAGGAGGTTGCTAACCCTGAACACTACGTTAAACATCCACTACAGAACAG atgGGCGCtctggttttttaaaaatgataagagCAAAACTTGGCAAGCAAACCTTCGTCTGATCTCTAAGTTTGATACTGTTGAGGACTTCTGGGC ttTATACAACCATATCCAGCTGTCTAGTAATTTAATGCCTGGCTGTGACTACTCACTTTTTAAG GATGGGATCGAGCCTATGTgggaagatgaaaaaaacaaacgaGGAGGACGATGGCTAATTACATTAAACAAACAGCAGAGACGAAGTGACCTTGATCGCTTTTGGCTAGAGACa cTGCTGTGCCTTATTGGGGAGTCATTTGATGACTACAGTGATGATGTGTGTGGAGCTGTTGTTAATGTTAGAGCTAAAGGCGATAAGATAGCAATATGGACTACTGAGTGTGAAAACAGAGATGCTGTTACACATATAGG gAAGGTATACAAGGAAAGGTTAGGACTTCCTCCAAAGATAGTGATTGGTTATCAGTCCCATGCAGACACAGCTACTAAGAGCGGCTCCACCACTAAAAATAGGTTTGTTGTTTAA